A genome region from Tolypothrix sp. PCC 7712 includes the following:
- the glyS gene encoding glycine--tRNA ligase subunit beta: protein MPEFLLEVGTEELPASFLGDAIVQWRSLIPQSLSTHSLTSDAVEVYGTPRRLAVLIKGLPSRQPDREEEIKGPPAQAAFKDGKPTPAALGFAKKQGVEIEALQVRPTDKGDFVFVNKSIAGRPVADILTELVPQWIYALEGKRLMRWGDGDVRFSRPIRWLVALLDAEVLPIELVNASKVVKSDRISRGHRVLHPETVTISQANDYVSTLRSAFVVVDAEERTTTIQEQVKASVQTLSGATEIYPDLLAEVTNLVEYPSTVVGKFEDEFLNLPTEVITTVMVSHQRYFPVFKTENSKDLLPNFITISNGDPSKADVIAVGNERVIRARLADGQFFYKTDLAKPLESFLPQLEKVTFQEDLGSLRLKVDRIVKIAGQIANQLQLTETQRQNVHKAALLCKADLVTQMVYEFPELQGVMGEKYALASGENSEVARAIFEHYLPRGADDILPETLTGQVVGLADRLDTLVSIFGLGLIPSGSSDPFALRRAANAVVNITWSANLPINLAELLAQITSDFVTAYNKDQASLITSLREFFLQRIRTLLQEEKQIDYDLVNAVLGENDPEYTERTLKDLLDVRDRALYLQQIRRDGTLDTIYETVNRSTRLAAQGDLDTAQLEPANLVRQELFQKSSEAAFYNAIVELVPQTQAAQRSRNYELLITALSKIAPTVSTFFDGADSVLVMDSDPEIKRNRLNLLGLLRNHARVLADFGAIVKNL, encoded by the coding sequence ATGCCGGAATTTTTATTGGAAGTTGGAACAGAAGAACTACCTGCAAGCTTTCTGGGGGATGCCATAGTACAATGGCGATCGCTAATTCCTCAAAGTCTTTCTACTCACAGCCTTACTAGTGATGCAGTGGAGGTTTACGGGACTCCGCGACGGTTGGCGGTACTGATTAAAGGTCTACCATCTCGGCAACCAGACAGGGAAGAGGAAATTAAAGGCCCTCCCGCACAAGCAGCTTTTAAAGATGGTAAACCCACACCAGCCGCCTTGGGATTTGCGAAAAAGCAAGGTGTGGAAATCGAAGCGCTGCAAGTTCGCCCCACTGACAAGGGCGATTTTGTGTTTGTCAACAAAAGCATTGCTGGTCGTCCCGTAGCGGATATTTTAACAGAACTGGTGCCGCAGTGGATTTATGCTTTAGAAGGTAAGCGGTTGATGCGCTGGGGCGATGGGGATGTGCGCTTTTCCCGCCCGATTCGCTGGCTGGTGGCTTTGTTAGATGCAGAGGTATTGCCGATTGAGTTGGTAAATGCTTCTAAGGTAGTGAAAAGCGATCGCATTTCTCGTGGTCATCGTGTCTTACATCCGGAAACGGTCACCATTTCCCAAGCTAATGATTATGTTAGCACTCTGCGGTCTGCTTTTGTGGTCGTGGATGCTGAGGAACGCACCACAACTATCCAAGAACAAGTGAAGGCATCAGTCCAAACGTTAAGCGGTGCTACGGAAATTTACCCAGATTTATTAGCCGAAGTGACAAACTTGGTTGAGTATCCTTCTACGGTGGTGGGTAAATTTGAAGACGAATTTTTGAACTTGCCGACGGAGGTGATTACTACGGTAATGGTCAGTCACCAGCGTTATTTCCCCGTATTTAAAACTGAAAATAGCAAAGACTTATTGCCCAATTTCATCACTATTTCTAACGGCGATCCTAGCAAAGCCGATGTGATTGCTGTGGGTAATGAAAGGGTAATTAGAGCTAGATTAGCCGATGGGCAATTTTTCTATAAAACTGATTTAGCTAAACCTTTAGAAAGCTTTTTACCACAGTTAGAAAAAGTCACTTTTCAAGAAGATTTGGGTTCTCTACGGTTAAAGGTAGATAGAATCGTCAAAATTGCGGGACAAATTGCTAACCAACTGCAATTAACCGAAACTCAACGCCAAAATGTTCACAAAGCTGCATTGCTGTGTAAAGCTGACCTTGTCACCCAAATGGTTTATGAATTCCCTGAATTACAAGGGGTAATGGGCGAGAAGTATGCTTTAGCCAGTGGCGAAAATTCCGAAGTTGCTAGAGCAATTTTTGAGCATTACTTACCCAGGGGCGCAGATGATATTTTACCGGAAACACTTACAGGTCAAGTTGTCGGTTTAGCAGATAGATTAGATACCTTAGTTAGTATTTTTGGTCTAGGTTTAATCCCCAGTGGTTCCTCAGATCCCTTTGCTTTGCGTCGGGCTGCAAATGCTGTAGTTAACATTACCTGGTCAGCAAATTTACCAATCAATTTAGCTGAGTTATTAGCACAAATTACCAGCGATTTTGTCACTGCATATAACAAAGACCAGGCATCATTAATTACCTCATTGCGCGAATTTTTCTTGCAACGTATCCGCACCCTCTTGCAAGAAGAAAAACAAATTGATTATGACCTGGTAAATGCCGTTTTAGGAGAGAATGACCCCGAATATACGGAACGGACACTCAAGGATTTATTAGATGTCCGCGATCGCGCTTTATACTTGCAGCAAATTCGCCGCGATGGTACTTTAGATACCATCTATGAAACTGTTAACCGTTCCACAAGGTTAGCTGCCCAAGGTGATTTGGATACCGCACAGTTAGAACCAGCTAACCTAGTTCGGCAAGAACTCTTCCAAAAGTCCTCAGAAGCAGCTTTCTATAATGCCATAGTCGAATTGGTACCCCAGACCCAAGCTGCACAGCGATCGCGTAATTATGAGCTGCTAATAACAGCATTAAGTAAAATCGCACCTACTGTAAGTACCTTTTTCGATGGTGCTGATAGCGTGTTAGTAATGGACTCCGATCCAGAAATTAAACGCAATCGGTTAAATTTGTTAGGACTACTTCGCAATCATGCCCGTGTTTTAGCGGACTTTGGTGCAATTGTCAAAAATTTGTAG
- a CDS encoding alpha/beta fold hydrolase has protein sequence MSDDIDVVWVNSSTVLQRFDQPLLQHISQYMNVAQWEYRHGKDEGSSIDEAVSLLHEYLSQCPHSIHLAGHGAGGAIALIYARRYPQKVRSLTLLAVASQPANTWHAHYYLQRQLFTISREQVLAMNVRNLFGEQPHYTTKKLVAVLNKDLEQSPLSHSLFKLIDLPQDGVSMPMMVCGSKNDPIVSSPALLGWSKWFKPEDYLWECPRGHHFFHYFYPQKVGEQILNFWQTSHFQTILPSQIVSPNLIN, from the coding sequence ATGTCTGATGATATTGATGTTGTGTGGGTCAATTCTAGTACTGTATTGCAGCGTTTCGATCAACCATTGTTACAACATATATCGCAATATATGAATGTGGCTCAGTGGGAATATCGTCACGGTAAAGATGAAGGTAGTTCGATAGATGAGGCTGTAAGTTTATTGCATGAGTATTTGTCACAATGTCCCCATTCCATACATTTAGCAGGTCATGGTGCGGGTGGTGCGATCGCATTAATCTATGCAAGGCGCTACCCGCAAAAAGTGCGATCGCTCACTCTCCTAGCTGTCGCTTCTCAACCTGCAAATACTTGGCACGCTCACTACTATCTGCAAAGACAACTATTTACTATCAGCCGTGAGCAGGTTTTAGCAATGAATGTTCGCAATCTCTTTGGCGAACAACCACATTACACTACTAAAAAGCTAGTGGCGGTGTTAAATAAAGATTTAGAACAGTCTCCCTTATCACATTCTCTATTCAAGTTAATTGATTTACCTCAAGATGGAGTTTCTATGCCTATGATGGTATGTGGTAGCAAAAATGATCCAATTGTCAGTTCACCTGCATTATTAGGCTGGTCAAAGTGGTTTAAACCTGAAGATTATCTCTGGGAATGTCCAAGAGGGCATCATTTTTTTCATTATTTCTATCCGCAAAAAGTCGGGGAACAAATATTAAATTTTTGGCAAACATCTCATTTTCAAACAATACTGCCATCTCAAATTGTTTCTCCGAATTTGATAAATTAG
- the murD gene encoding UDP-N-acetylmuramoyl-L-alanine--D-glutamate ligase: MPRSAVIGLGKSGIAAARLLRREGWEVVLSDSNTSETLLKQQQELATENITVKLGYSLEFNTADLPQLIVVSPGVPWEIPVLVQARELGIETIGEMELAWRYLQTPPWVGITGTNGKTTTTALIAAIFQAAGLDAPACGNIGYAACEVALAAKQPDWVIGEISSYQIESSVTLAPRIGVWTTFTPDHLSRHKTLDNYYKIKAQLLHKSQLQVFNGDDAYLSKVGLSDWPDAYWTSVKGQDYLIGDKGFYIEDGWVIEKLSATSTPEPIVEASALRMVGEHNQQNLLMAVAAARLAKIDADAISRAIREFPGVAHRLEHICTWEGIDFINDSKATNYDAAEVGLASVKSPAILIAGGEAKAGDDTGWLAKIQAQAAAVLLIGNAAPAFAQRLQEVGYANYKIVETMDKAIPQAAELAKKHQATVVLLSPACASFDQYPNFEVRGDHFRQLCLDWVGIKPMQI, from the coding sequence ATGCCTAGATCTGCTGTCATTGGATTAGGAAAATCCGGTATTGCTGCGGCAAGATTGTTGCGACGGGAAGGCTGGGAGGTGGTGCTAAGTGATAGTAACACCTCCGAAACCCTCCTCAAACAACAACAAGAACTTGCTACAGAAAACATAACTGTAAAATTGGGGTACTCCCTAGAATTCAATACAGCTGATTTACCGCAATTAATAGTTGTCAGCCCTGGTGTACCTTGGGAGATTCCGGTATTAGTTCAAGCCAGAGAATTAGGTATTGAAACTATCGGTGAAATGGAACTGGCTTGGCGATATTTACAAACTCCACCTTGGGTAGGTATTACTGGCACAAATGGTAAAACTACTACTACTGCTTTAATTGCAGCAATTTTTCAAGCTGCGGGTTTAGATGCCCCTGCTTGCGGTAACATTGGCTATGCAGCTTGCGAAGTTGCTTTAGCTGCAAAACAGCCAGATTGGGTAATAGGAGAAATCAGTAGTTATCAAATAGAATCTTCTGTAACTCTCGCGCCGAGAATAGGTGTTTGGACGACATTCACGCCAGATCATCTCAGTCGCCACAAAACTTTAGATAATTACTATAAAATTAAAGCCCAGCTCTTACATAAATCGCAACTACAAGTATTCAATGGCGATGATGCCTATTTGAGTAAAGTAGGTTTAAGTGATTGGCCTGATGCCTATTGGACAAGTGTCAAAGGTCAAGATTACCTCATAGGTGACAAAGGCTTTTATATTGAAGATGGCTGGGTAATAGAAAAATTGTCTGCAACCTCCACACCAGAACCGATTGTAGAAGCCTCTGCTTTGCGGATGGTAGGAGAACATAACCAGCAAAACCTCCTCATGGCAGTTGCAGCCGCAAGATTAGCAAAAATTGATGCCGATGCGATTTCCCGCGCTATTCGCGAATTCCCTGGTGTAGCCCATCGTTTAGAGCATATCTGCACTTGGGAAGGTATTGATTTTATCAACGATAGCAAAGCCACCAACTACGATGCAGCGGAGGTTGGTTTAGCATCGGTGAAAAGCCCAGCAATTTTGATTGCCGGTGGTGAAGCCAAAGCCGGTGATGACACAGGCTGGTTAGCCAAAATTCAAGCCCAAGCCGCCGCCGTTTTATTAATTGGTAACGCCGCCCCAGCATTTGCCCAACGTCTGCAAGAGGTGGGGTATGCTAATTATAAAATTGTGGAAACGATGGACAAGGCAATTCCCCAAGCCGCAGAATTAGCCAAAAAGCACCAAGCTACTGTCGTGCTGCTTTCTCCAGCTTGCGCTAGTTTTGACCAATATCCCAATTTTGAAGTACGGGGCGATCATTTCCGCCAACTTTGCTTGGATTGGGTGGGAATCAAACCAATGCAAATTTAA